A section of the Candidatus Manganitrophus noduliformans genome encodes:
- a CDS encoding sigma-54-dependent transcriptional regulator, with translation MPEEESIQILVVDDEDGPQEVLRIALASRGFQVKVAKNGRQACQMFDAAHFDLVLTDLKMPGMGGIELLRQIRERSPETIVVFMTGYASLDSAIEAVREGAYDYLTKPFRIEELYIAVKNAVERIKLIKENKKLFDELKRVHQKMKENPPDENLGGENRNLELLQALQRQLLQIYTRTGPINQVK, from the coding sequence GTGCCGGAAGAAGAGTCGATTCAAATCCTCGTCGTGGATGATGAAGATGGACCGCAAGAGGTCCTCAGGATTGCCTTGGCGAGTCGCGGCTTTCAGGTCAAAGTCGCCAAAAATGGCCGTCAGGCCTGTCAAATGTTTGACGCGGCGCATTTCGACCTCGTTCTAACGGACCTTAAGATGCCTGGGATGGGTGGCATCGAATTGCTCCGGCAGATTCGAGAGAGATCTCCCGAAACGATCGTCGTTTTTATGACGGGGTATGCCTCCCTTGACTCGGCCATCGAGGCGGTCCGGGAGGGGGCCTACGATTATTTAACAAAGCCCTTCCGAATCGAGGAGCTTTATATCGCCGTCAAAAATGCGGTTGAACGGATCAAATTAATCAAGGAAAACAAAAAGCTTTTCGATGAGTTGAAGAGGGTCCATCAGAAAATGAAAGAAAATCCTCCTGATGAAAATTTAGGAGGGGAAAATAGAAACTTGGAATTGCTCCAAGCCCTCCAACGTCAGCTCCTGCAAATTTATACTCGGACCGGTCCCATCAATCAGGTAAAGTAA
- a CDS encoding GGDEF domain-containing response regulator, with protein sequence MKESAHILLIHQNLDEIDGEISFLKGRGFDVSSLSASKIGSIFKAIDIGKVDVIVLDGGLSPASIFDFLKKLRSMQSTACVLLSEVVSDANKAAALLRAGIFDMLKAPRPLDRLEKMIRQGLKNRQKLTRILQLSDRLDSAYKQLEEDRNHLQKWSDDLGRLYTLNQTLSESLEIEEVAQSLTVNLRKVIPYDIACLFLKNGQKVQIYTDQQKSAAFLERVSSDTIRSAQQLLEKGDLPSGPIVRKGGAEILVPLRVATEKIGILRLIRFSKEVFNDYQSRILAMISTSISLAIRNAEIHQEVQELASKDELTSLLNRRAFLNVVNREFKRTARYETSLALILIDVDNFKEINDGFGHLVGDQVLREISQLIIKSVRDVDTVARYGGDELVVVLPKTNLQEAMIAAQRIRKRIRTALFQCGDQTVRITISMGIAQCPASLIKTPEDLFRLADQALYAAKKKGRNRIESPPLSAVGARGGSQIDGIRR encoded by the coding sequence ATGAAAGAATCGGCTCATATCCTCCTGATCCACCAGAACCTCGATGAAATAGACGGAGAGATTTCATTCTTAAAAGGCCGCGGTTTTGACGTCTCTTCTCTTTCGGCTTCGAAGATCGGATCTATCTTTAAGGCAATCGATATCGGAAAAGTTGATGTCATTGTTTTAGACGGGGGTCTTTCTCCCGCGTCTATTTTCGATTTCCTGAAAAAGCTCCGCTCGATGCAATCCACCGCCTGTGTTCTCCTTTCCGAAGTCGTTTCGGATGCCAATAAGGCCGCCGCGCTTCTTCGAGCCGGGATTTTCGACATGTTGAAAGCACCCCGCCCTCTCGATCGACTGGAGAAGATGATTCGGCAAGGTTTAAAGAATCGACAAAAACTGACCCGCATCCTTCAACTCTCCGACCGGCTCGATTCTGCATACAAACAGTTGGAGGAGGATCGAAATCATCTCCAGAAGTGGAGCGACGATCTCGGACGGCTTTATACCTTGAATCAAACCTTAAGCGAATCGCTCGAAATTGAGGAAGTCGCACAATCACTGACCGTCAATTTGCGAAAAGTCATTCCGTATGACATCGCTTGTCTCTTTCTCAAAAACGGGCAGAAAGTGCAGATCTACACCGATCAACAAAAGTCGGCTGCTTTTCTCGAGCGGGTCTCCTCCGATACCATCCGAAGCGCGCAACAGCTTCTTGAGAAGGGGGATCTTCCATCGGGACCGATTGTTCGCAAGGGGGGGGCTGAGATATTGGTTCCCCTCCGGGTCGCGACGGAAAAGATCGGGATTTTGAGGTTGATTCGATTTTCAAAGGAGGTATTTAACGATTATCAATCGAGAATTCTTGCCATGATCTCGACCTCTATTTCATTGGCCATTCGAAATGCCGAGATTCATCAGGAAGTGCAGGAGTTGGCGTCTAAAGATGAATTAACCTCTCTCTTGAATCGGCGCGCTTTTTTGAATGTCGTCAATCGAGAGTTTAAAAGGACGGCGCGTTATGAGACATCTCTGGCGCTCATCCTCATTGATGTCGATAATTTCAAGGAGATCAACGATGGCTTCGGACATCTGGTCGGCGACCAGGTGCTCCGGGAGATCTCTCAGCTCATCATCAAGAGTGTTCGTGATGTCGATACCGTCGCCCGTTACGGCGGAGATGAATTGGTCGTGGTTTTGCCGAAGACAAATCTTCAGGAAGCGATGATTGCGGCGCAACGGATTCGGAAGCGCATCCGGACCGCGCTCTTTCAGTGCGGCGATCAAACTGTCCGCATTACAATCAGCATGGGAATCGCCCAGTGTCCCGCCTCGTTGATCAAAACACCGGAAGATCTTTTCCGATTGGCCGATCAGGCGTTGTATGCCGCCAAAAAGAAGGGGCGGAATCGAATCGAGAGTCCGCCGTTGTCTGCGGTCGGAGCGCGGGGGGGATCTCAAATTGATGGAATTCGACGATAA
- a CDS encoding Hsp20/alpha crystallin family protein → MRYRLIRYRYAEVAQDAPPQSLEDLWGSRRRVMVARPQWRPPVDLYETEDRLIVKVEIAGLREEDFEITLYDDTLVVEGVRSWLLSDAARFHAMEVRYGPFRIEVPVVPNIDREQVSARYELGFLCVILPKMEVNR, encoded by the coding sequence ATGCGCTATCGCTTGATACGTTACCGCTACGCGGAGGTCGCTCAAGATGCGCCGCCGCAATCTTTGGAAGATTTATGGGGATCCCGGCGCCGCGTGATGGTGGCCCGGCCCCAATGGCGGCCGCCGGTCGATCTTTATGAGACCGAAGATCGGCTGATCGTGAAAGTGGAGATCGCCGGATTGAGGGAAGAGGATTTTGAGATCACCCTTTATGACGATACATTGGTGGTGGAGGGGGTGCGCTCCTGGCTGCTTTCCGATGCGGCGCGCTTTCACGCGATGGAGGTTCGTTACGGTCCTTTTCGGATCGAAGTGCCTGTTGTACCGAATATCGATCGCGAGCAGGTCAGCGCCCGATATGAACTCGGCTTTCTCTGTGTGATCTTACCGAAAATGGAGGTGAATCGATGA
- a CDS encoding phosphatidate cytidylyltransferase, translated as MNFKSSRLATAVVLLPILYLLIQYLPPGFFFLFAAAVILRVQYEFYLLVFQNREKVPIFTGLGLGFLFSWSYYRADLFWGGGSGPAVVTLSLMAVLIVTLFSFRDIKTTLTHSAAVFLGIVYISGFLSHLILLRQMAQGSALILFLLLIVWAGDAAAYYVGRSMGRHKLYPEVSPNKTIEGAIGGLFGSFLGTLAAQFTFLPIFKGVDFILIPLLVGGMGQLGDLAESMMKRSAGVKDSSALIPAHGGLFDKLDSVAFAAPVLYYYLFWVKG; from the coding sequence GTGAATTTTAAGTCGAGTCGTCTCGCGACGGCCGTCGTGCTTCTCCCGATTCTTTATCTTCTTATTCAATATCTTCCGCCAGGTTTCTTTTTCCTTTTTGCCGCCGCGGTTATTCTTCGGGTGCAATACGAATTCTACCTTCTCGTTTTTCAGAATCGGGAGAAGGTTCCGATCTTCACCGGTTTGGGGCTCGGCTTTCTTTTCTCTTGGAGTTATTATCGGGCCGATCTCTTCTGGGGAGGGGGATCTGGTCCGGCGGTCGTCACCCTTTCGTTGATGGCCGTTTTGATCGTCACTCTCTTTTCTTTTCGCGACATCAAGACAACATTGACTCATTCCGCTGCCGTCTTCCTGGGGATCGTTTATATTTCCGGCTTTCTCAGCCACCTCATCCTCCTTCGGCAGATGGCTCAGGGAAGCGCGTTGATTCTCTTCCTTCTTCTGATTGTCTGGGCGGGAGACGCGGCCGCTTATTACGTCGGAAGGTCGATGGGGAGGCATAAACTCTATCCGGAAGTGAGTCCCAACAAGACGATCGAGGGGGCGATCGGCGGTTTGTTCGGAAGCTTTCTTGGAACGCTCGCGGCCCAATTCACCTTTCTTCCTATTTTTAAAGGGGTTGATTTCATTTTGATTCCTCTTCTGGTCGGCGGGATGGGCCAACTAGGCGACCTGGCGGAATCGATGATGAAGCGAAGCGCCGGCGTCAAAGACTCCAGCGCCTTGATTCCGGCCCACGGCGGTCTTTTCGATAAGCTGGATTCTGTTGCCTTTGCCGCCCCAGTCCTTTATTATTACCTCTTTTGGGTGAAAGGGTAG
- a CDS encoding isoprenyl transferase — translation MADRMKESEKLSEDALFAMIDPHNLPKHVAIIMDGNGRWAAQKNLPRIAGHRRGIQSVREIVTFSRKLGIEALTLFAFSNENWNRPAPEISQLMMLLERYLKQELKTMMENEIRFRTIGQIERLPSSVLRMIRSVEEKTEKNKRMTLILALSYGGRAEMVDAVRRMMEEFQEEKISIKDLDETLFSRYLYTQEIPDPDLMIRTSGEVRISNFLLWQLAYTELYFTKTFWPDFRRKDFLLALLDYQGRERRFGLVTEQVSHPGIPRKEGSPGTSVKRLLEDLQGGEEREF, via the coding sequence ATGGCTGATCGGATGAAGGAGTCGGAGAAATTGAGCGAAGACGCGCTCTTCGCCATGATTGATCCTCATAATCTTCCAAAACATGTCGCGATCATTATGGATGGAAACGGCCGGTGGGCCGCCCAGAAAAACCTTCCCCGTATCGCCGGCCATCGAAGGGGAATCCAATCGGTGCGCGAGATCGTGACATTCTCCCGGAAATTGGGAATAGAAGCCCTGACCCTCTTTGCTTTCTCGAATGAAAACTGGAATCGGCCAGCTCCGGAAATATCTCAACTGATGATGCTTTTGGAGAGATACTTAAAGCAAGAGTTGAAGACGATGATGGAGAACGAGATCCGCTTTCGAACCATCGGACAGATCGAACGTCTTCCCTCTTCCGTGCTCCGGATGATCCGATCGGTTGAAGAGAAAACAGAAAAAAATAAAAGAATGACGCTGATCCTGGCATTGAGCTATGGCGGCCGGGCGGAGATGGTCGATGCGGTCCGGCGGATGATGGAGGAGTTTCAGGAAGAGAAAATCTCGATCAAAGATCTGGATGAAACACTCTTCTCCCGTTATCTCTACACGCAGGAGATTCCCGATCCCGACCTCATGATCCGGACCAGCGGCGAAGTCCGGATCAGCAATTTTCTTCTATGGCAGCTTGCTTATACTGAGCTTTATTTCACCAAAACGTTTTGGCCCGATTTCAGGCGGAAAGACTTCCTCCTGGCCCTGCTCGATTACCAGGGAAGAGAGCGTCGATTCGGCTTGGTGACGGAACAGGTTTCTCATCCAGGCATCCCTCGAAAGGAAGGTTCCCCGGGTACTTCCGTGAAACGATTGTTGGAAGACCTTCAGGGGGGAGAAGAGCGTGAATTTTAA
- the ispG gene encoding flavodoxin-dependent (E)-4-hydroxy-3-methylbut-2-enyl-diphosphate synthase, whose translation MKVTRRKTRQISVGSVKIGGDAPVVVQSMTTSDTRDVAATVAEIKRLEEVGCEIVRVAVPEKESAEALPKIRAQIRIPLIADVHFDYHLAMAALEAGVDGLRLNPGNIGSRERVERVVKMAKDKGVPIRIGVNAGSLERELLEKYGYPTAEAMVESAMRHIEILESLGFYDTKVSLKASHVGLAVEAYRLFSKQSDYPLHLGITEAGTAATGAVKSAVGIGILLSEGIGDTIRISLAADSTEEVRVGYEILKSLNLRKRGVNVIACPTCGRLEIDVIKLAATLESKLGHITEPIDISVLGCVVNGIGEGKEADIGIAGGRGVGLLFRNGEIIRKVPSEQLESVLLFEVEQLVKERKALKEGRG comes from the coding sequence ATGAAAGTGACCCGCAGGAAGACGAGACAAATCTCGGTCGGCTCGGTGAAGATCGGGGGGGATGCACCGGTGGTGGTCCAATCGATGACCACCTCCGATACCCGAGATGTCGCCGCCACCGTCGCCGAGATCAAACGGCTCGAAGAGGTCGGCTGTGAGATCGTCCGCGTCGCCGTCCCGGAGAAAGAATCGGCCGAAGCCCTTCCGAAAATCCGCGCCCAAATCCGCATTCCGCTGATTGCCGATGTTCATTTCGACTACCATCTCGCAATGGCCGCGCTGGAGGCGGGGGTAGATGGGCTTCGATTGAATCCCGGCAACATCGGATCTCGCGAGCGGGTTGAACGTGTCGTCAAAATGGCGAAAGACAAGGGGGTGCCGATCCGGATCGGCGTCAACGCCGGCTCCCTGGAGCGGGAGCTTCTGGAAAAGTACGGTTATCCGACGGCCGAAGCGATGGTCGAATCGGCGATGCGCCATATCGAGATCTTGGAGTCGCTCGGCTTCTATGATACAAAGGTTTCGTTGAAGGCCTCGCATGTCGGCCTGGCGGTGGAGGCGTACCGGCTCTTCTCGAAGCAGTCGGATTATCCGCTTCATCTCGGCATCACCGAGGCGGGGACCGCCGCCACCGGCGCCGTGAAGTCGGCCGTCGGGATCGGCATTCTCCTCTCCGAGGGGATCGGGGATACGATCCGGATCTCCTTGGCGGCCGACTCCACCGAAGAGGTCCGCGTCGGCTATGAAATTCTCAAATCTCTCAACCTCCGAAAACGAGGGGTCAATGTCATCGCCTGTCCCACCTGCGGCCGCCTTGAAATCGACGTGATCAAGCTGGCGGCCACATTGGAATCGAAGCTCGGCCACATCACCGAGCCGATCGACATCTCGGTCCTCGGCTGCGTGGTAAACGGCATCGGGGAAGGGAAAGAAGCCGACATCGGCATCGCCGGAGGGCGCGGCGTCGGGCTTCTTTTCCGAAACGGCGAAATCATCCGGAAGGTCCCCTCCGAGCAACTGGAATCGGTCCTCTTGTTCGAGGTGGAGCAACTCGTTAAAGAGAGAAAGGCCTTGAAAGAGGGGAGGGGGTAG
- a CDS encoding 1-deoxy-D-xylulose-5-phosphate reductoisomerase, with protein MKKIVILGSTGSIGTNTLDVIRRFPDHFQVVGLTARSNNVKLEEQIRRFKPKVVSLSDEKAALALGKKFRRAGVEVLAGEAGTVEVARMAESDLVVSGMVGGAGLLPTFSAVQSGKSVALANKETLVMAGEIIQREALRKKVQILPIDSEHSAIFQVMVSERPQDVRRIILTASGGPLLRFSNKAKRTVSPREALAHPTWKMGPKISIDSATLMNKGFEIMEARWLFDAPPEKIDVVIHHQSIIHSMVEFVDRSVVAQMGLPDMRVPISYALHYPERAPLSLPSLSLDEIGQLTFEKPDLKAFPLLSCAYEALKAGGSVPAVLNAANEEAVEAFLSEKIGFLNIHKVIRRTMDAHLPTAIRTLDDVISADRGARLEARRQIQRCSA; from the coding sequence ATGAAAAAAATCGTGATCCTCGGCTCGACCGGTTCGATCGGCACCAATACGCTGGATGTCATCCGTCGTTTTCCCGATCACTTTCAGGTCGTTGGTTTGACGGCCCGATCCAACAATGTTAAGCTAGAAGAACAAATCCGGCGGTTTAAGCCGAAGGTCGTTTCTTTGTCGGATGAAAAAGCCGCCCTTGCCCTTGGAAAGAAGTTTCGGCGAGCCGGCGTCGAAGTATTGGCAGGGGAGGCCGGAACAGTGGAAGTGGCCCGGATGGCCGAGAGCGATCTGGTTGTCTCGGGCATGGTGGGAGGGGCGGGACTTCTTCCGACCTTTTCTGCAGTTCAAAGCGGCAAGAGCGTGGCGCTGGCCAACAAGGAAACGCTGGTCATGGCGGGGGAGATCATCCAACGCGAGGCCCTGCGGAAAAAGGTCCAGATCCTCCCGATCGACAGCGAGCACTCCGCGATCTTTCAAGTGATGGTTTCAGAGCGGCCTCAAGATGTCCGGAGGATCATCCTAACGGCATCGGGGGGGCCGCTTCTTCGTTTTTCCAACAAGGCGAAGCGGACCGTTTCTCCCAGAGAGGCGTTGGCCCATCCGACGTGGAAGATGGGTCCGAAGATTTCGATCGATTCCGCCACCCTGATGAACAAAGGGTTTGAAATTATGGAAGCGCGGTGGCTCTTCGACGCGCCTCCTGAAAAAATTGACGTTGTGATCCACCATCAAAGCATTATCCATTCCATGGTAGAATTTGTGGACCGATCGGTCGTTGCCCAAATGGGACTCCCTGATATGAGGGTCCCCATTTCTTATGCGCTTCATTATCCGGAGCGAGCGCCGCTTTCCCTCCCTTCGCTGAGCTTGGATGAGATCGGGCAGCTTACCTTCGAGAAGCCCGATTTGAAAGCATTTCCCCTCCTGTCTTGCGCGTACGAAGCACTTAAGGCGGGGGGATCGGTTCCGGCCGTTCTCAATGCGGCCAATGAAGAGGCGGTGGAAGCCTTTTTATCGGAGAAGATCGGCTTTCTCAATATTCACAAGGTGATCCGTCGCACCATGGATGCTCATTTGCCCACTGCGATTCGTACGCTGGACGATGTGATCTCAGCGGACCGCGGGGCCCGGCTGGAGGCCCGCCGGCAAATTCAGAGATGCAGCGCATGA
- a CDS encoding proline--tRNA ligase: protein MRYSKLLIPTLREDPTEAEVISHRLMMRAGMIRKVSAGIYNFLPVGLRVLSKVAKIVREEMEHAGAQEILMPALQPAELWQETGRWQQYGKELMRLKDRHDRDFCLGPTHEEVITDLVRREVKSYRQLPINLYQIQTKFRDEIRPRFGLMRGREFVMKDAYSFDADLEGAKENYKKMYDAYHKIFSRLGLRFRAVEADTGLIGGSSSHEFMVLAQTGEEGIASCTKCDYAANVERAELKKGAGGRGPGAGEVKGLEKVQTPDKKTVEEVSAFLKATPPQLVKTLLFSADGRPLAVLVRGDHQVNEIKVRRLLGVSDLILADAGKVEAWTGGPSGFSGPVGLKNIEIIGDLSVEVMPESIVGANEKDAHYLHAVPGRDFKVDRFADLRNAVAGDACPRCGAPVSIDRGIEVGHVFMLGTKYSEAMKATFLDSKGEEQFFVMGCYGIGVSRIIAAAIEQNHDEKGIIWPMPIAPFAIHIIPVQDQSERVMITAELIYGSMIRAGIETIIEDRSERAGVKFNDADLLGVPYQVVLGEKNLHEGFVELKNRRTGEKQKVEVEKAIDHLIELVQGPRPQPAS, encoded by the coding sequence ATGCGTTACTCCAAACTTCTCATACCGACATTGCGTGAAGATCCGACCGAAGCGGAGGTGATCAGCCACCGCCTGATGATGCGGGCGGGGATGATCCGGAAAGTTTCCGCCGGAATTTATAATTTTCTTCCGGTCGGACTCCGTGTTCTCTCTAAAGTTGCGAAGATTGTCCGGGAAGAGATGGAGCACGCTGGCGCCCAGGAGATCTTGATGCCGGCGCTTCAGCCGGCGGAGCTTTGGCAGGAGACCGGCCGGTGGCAGCAATACGGCAAGGAGCTGATGCGCCTCAAGGACCGGCATGACCGCGACTTCTGTCTCGGTCCGACGCATGAGGAGGTCATCACCGATCTGGTCCGGCGCGAGGTGAAATCATACCGCCAGCTTCCGATCAATCTTTATCAAATCCAGACTAAATTTCGCGATGAAATCCGCCCCCGTTTCGGTTTGATGCGCGGGCGCGAGTTCGTCATGAAGGATGCCTACAGCTTCGACGCCGACCTGGAGGGGGCGAAAGAAAACTATAAGAAGATGTACGACGCCTACCATAAGATCTTCAGCCGTCTCGGTCTCCGATTTCGCGCGGTGGAGGCCGACACCGGCTTGATCGGCGGCAGCTCCTCGCACGAGTTTATGGTCTTGGCGCAGACCGGCGAGGAGGGGATCGCCTCCTGCACGAAGTGCGACTATGCCGCGAATGTCGAACGGGCGGAATTAAAAAAGGGGGCCGGGGGCCGGGGGCCGGGGGCCGGGGAAGTGAAAGGCTTGGAGAAAGTTCAAACGCCGGACAAGAAAACAGTAGAAGAGGTGAGCGCTTTTTTGAAGGCGACGCCGCCCCAGCTGGTGAAGACCCTTCTTTTCTCGGCCGACGGGCGGCCTCTGGCGGTGCTGGTTCGCGGGGATCATCAGGTCAATGAGATCAAGGTCAGGCGCCTCCTCGGCGTATCCGATCTCATTCTGGCCGACGCGGGAAAAGTCGAAGCCTGGACCGGCGGACCCTCCGGATTTTCCGGACCGGTCGGCCTAAAAAATATCGAAATCATAGGCGACCTTTCCGTGGAAGTCATGCCGGAGTCGATCGTCGGCGCAAACGAAAAAGATGCCCACTATCTGCATGCGGTTCCCGGACGGGATTTCAAGGTCGATCGTTTCGCCGATCTCCGGAATGCCGTGGCAGGGGACGCCTGTCCCCGGTGCGGCGCGCCGGTGTCGATCGATCGCGGCATCGAGGTGGGGCATGTTTTCATGCTGGGAACGAAGTATAGCGAGGCGATGAAAGCGACCTTCCTCGATTCGAAGGGGGAAGAGCAATTCTTTGTCATGGGGTGTTACGGCATCGGGGTCTCCCGGATCATCGCGGCGGCGATCGAGCAGAACCATGACGAAAAGGGAATCATCTGGCCGATGCCGATCGCGCCGTTCGCCATCCATATCATCCCCGTTCAGGATCAATCGGAGCGGGTGATGATCACCGCGGAGTTGATCTACGGGTCGATGATCCGTGCCGGGATCGAGACGATTATCGAAGACCGCTCCGAGCGGGCCGGGGTCAAGTTCAATGATGCCGATCTCCTCGGCGTCCCTTACCAGGTCGTCCTCGGCGAGAAGAATCTCCACGAAGGATTTGTGGAACTGAAGAACCGCCGCACCGGCGAAAAACAAAAGGTCGAAGTTGAAAAAGCGATCGACCACCTCATCGAATTAGTTCAAGGTCCCAGGCCTCAGCCCGCTTCTTAA
- the rpsD gene encoding 30S ribosomal protein S4, with protein MGAKREPRHKTSRRYGMDLFGTGGASLQRRLNVPPGGSRGVRRPTEYARQLREKQKVKDIYGVREAQFRRYVAEAQRSGEPLGRALLEMLERRLDNVVYRLGLARTRLMARQMIAHRHVLVNDETVTISSYLVSPGEKIGLKEGALAMPEVQDEMAARQPTVSWLRRENGGGEVTDRPHREEIDLEIDEALIVAFYTR; from the coding sequence ATGGGTGCAAAGCGGGAACCGAGACATAAAACCTCCCGGCGCTACGGGATGGACCTCTTCGGTACGGGGGGAGCGTCTCTCCAGCGCCGGTTGAATGTTCCTCCGGGGGGAAGCCGCGGCGTACGCCGGCCGACGGAGTATGCCCGCCAACTGCGCGAAAAGCAAAAGGTCAAAGATATCTATGGCGTGCGGGAAGCGCAGTTCCGTCGATATGTAGCCGAAGCGCAGCGTTCGGGAGAGCCGCTGGGGCGGGCCTTGTTGGAGATGCTCGAGCGCCGCCTGGATAATGTGGTTTATCGGTTGGGGCTGGCGCGGACCCGTTTGATGGCGCGTCAGATGATCGCGCATCGGCACGTTCTGGTGAATGATGAGACGGTGACGATCTCCTCTTATCTTGTCTCCCCTGGCGAGAAGATCGGCTTGAAAGAAGGGGCGTTGGCGATGCCGGAGGTGCAGGATGAAATGGCGGCGCGCCAGCCGACGGTTTCCTGGCTCCGCCGTGAGAACGGAGGGGGGGAGGTGACCGACCGGCCCCATCGGGAAGAGATCGATCTTGAGATCGATGAAGCGTTGATCGTTGCGTTCTACACCCGTTGA
- a CDS encoding PilZ domain-containing protein, with product MEFDDKESNEASQSGANRRGYIRVPAECPVIYRIVDPAAPKGNPKKKIHHVPSLPPFELTQTRGTEEGLNPQIIELILWLDWKMNYLFKALTKEKDAEIFPYQAVIIDLSATGMRFSTAKEVKARAILEFEFILPILPFREMSLMGEVVRCVRSDKEELSGEYEVAIEFRRIKETDREHIIHYVVKRQLQLQREERNTR from the coding sequence ATGGAATTCGACGATAAAGAAAGCAATGAAGCTTCCCAAAGCGGAGCGAACCGGAGAGGATATATCCGTGTCCCTGCGGAGTGCCCCGTCATCTATCGGATCGTTGATCCGGCCGCCCCTAAAGGAAACCCTAAAAAAAAGATCCATCATGTTCCTTCCCTTCCTCCTTTTGAACTGACGCAGACGAGAGGAACCGAGGAGGGATTGAACCCGCAGATCATCGAGCTGATTCTCTGGCTCGATTGGAAAATGAACTACCTTTTTAAAGCTCTGACGAAAGAAAAAGATGCGGAGATTTTCCCCTATCAGGCGGTGATCATCGATCTGAGCGCGACCGGAATGAGATTTTCCACTGCGAAGGAGGTTAAAGCGAGAGCCATCCTCGAATTTGAATTTATTCTGCCGATTCTTCCATTCCGTGAAATGAGCTTGATGGGGGAGGTGGTCCGGTGCGTTCGCTCCGATAAGGAAGAGCTTTCCGGTGAATATGAGGTTGCCATTGAGTTCCGGAGAATCAAAGAGACCGACCGGGAACATATTATCCACTACGTCGTGAAAAGGCAGCTCCAGCTCCAGAGAGAGGAAAGAAATACAAGATAG
- the rseP gene encoding RIP metalloprotease RseP produces MFSLSAIVTFLIVLGVLVFVHEFGHYIVARFCGVQVQTFSLGFGPRLFSRKWGPTEYCISIIPLGGYVRLLGDDPKEEISPEERDRSFLTQSVKKKIAIVVAGPLFNLLLALFIFVGVFMTGVPSLTSEVGEVQPSSAAGQAGMQPGDRIVEIEGKPINQWEEIRETLQMNGGKELQFVVEREGQRVNLKITPMLKETQDVLGDSHQLWLIGILPKGTHTIKQYDPLTAAMMGAERTWEMISLNVTGIFRLIQGRISSDSIGGPILIAQMAGQQANEGILNVVLFIAILSINLGIINLFPIPILDGGHLLFFIIEGIMGHPLSLKTREIASQVGLFIIISLMVFAFYNDIMRLFIKQG; encoded by the coding sequence ATGTTTAGTTTATCGGCCATCGTGACCTTCCTCATTGTGTTGGGGGTATTGGTCTTTGTTCATGAGTTCGGTCATTATATTGTCGCCCGTTTCTGCGGAGTTCAGGTGCAAACCTTTTCGTTGGGGTTTGGGCCGAGACTTTTCTCTCGTAAATGGGGGCCGACGGAATATTGCATCTCGATCATCCCATTGGGGGGGTACGTCCGGTTGCTGGGGGACGATCCGAAGGAAGAGATTAGCCCGGAGGAGCGCGACCGGTCGTTCTTGACCCAAAGCGTGAAGAAGAAGATCGCCATTGTTGTGGCCGGTCCTCTCTTTAATCTTCTCCTCGCGCTGTTTATTTTTGTCGGCGTCTTCATGACCGGGGTTCCTTCGTTGACCTCTGAAGTCGGCGAGGTCCAGCCGAGCTCCGCCGCGGGGCAAGCCGGCATGCAGCCGGGAGATCGGATCGTCGAGATTGAAGGGAAGCCGATCAACCAATGGGAGGAGATCCGCGAGACGCTGCAGATGAATGGGGGAAAAGAGCTCCAGTTTGTCGTCGAGCGGGAGGGACAAAGAGTGAATCTGAAGATCACCCCGATGTTGAAGGAGACCCAGGATGTCCTTGGAGACTCCCACCAGCTCTGGCTGATCGGCATTCTTCCGAAGGGAACCCACACGATCAAGCAGTATGATCCGCTGACGGCGGCGATGATGGGGGCCGAACGGACCTGGGAGATGATCTCTCTGAACGTGACCGGGATTTTTAGGCTCATTCAGGGGAGAATCTCGTCCGATTCGATCGGCGGCCCGATCCTGATCGCCCAGATGGCGGGCCAGCAGGCGAATGAGGGGATCTTGAATGTGGTCCTCTTCATCGCCATTCTCAGCATCAACTTGGGAATCATCAACCTCTTTCCCATCCCCATTCTGGACGGCGGCCATCTTCTTTTCTTCATCATCGAAGGGATCATGGGCCATCCGCTGAGCCTGAAGACGCGGGAGATCGCTTCACAGGTGGGACTCTTCATCATCATCTCACTCATGGTGTTCGCGTTCTACAACGATATTATGCGGTTGTTTATTAAACAAGGATGA